One stretch of Francisella sp. LA112445 DNA includes these proteins:
- a CDS encoding FAD-binding protein, with the protein MNKKLLTSSLLLSSLTFVYADTVTTKVKSTTICRCLPSQSCWPNEQQWSAFANSLKGKLIQPSTSLGKCKLDTSSKACKSSIAKVKNPFYLQSDPGRNESQGWYGAWDNKASTYAVEAANTNDVVKAVDFAREHNLRLVIKGAGHDYLGRSNAPDSLLIWTHNMRDITYNKHFHPQNCPKSKEYSAVTVGAGTRWLEAYNVVTNEHNEYVQGGGCTTVGAAGGFPQGGGFGSWSKEFGTGAGGIVQAEVVTANGKVVVANECQNQDLFWAIKGGGGGTFGVVTKLTLRTHKLPEHFGLMSGEIVADNDKAYKSLIKKFLSFYYSDLNNKHWGEQFAFRPDDKLTIAMVTQNLTQKKALDVWESFKAWVNAQPNLHYKIKYIDIPPKEIWNYDFWHKNYPNMVVKNTGPDARDGEFWWASNTGEVFAYWYTYQSWYLPESLFDSKNLAKTADTFYKVSRLAPVSIQINKGLAGASKQAIELTKQTSMHPGVFDAGALAIMSYSSDKPQIGKSKMTPEIKKKVDDIYKAMSMIQNLAPDAGTYANEADYFQKNWQKIFWGNNYPRLLDIKNKYDPHGLFYCHHCVGSEYWQDGGMCKK; encoded by the coding sequence ATGAATAAGAAACTATTAACCTCTTCCTTGTTGTTATCTTCTTTAACTTTTGTCTATGCAGATACAGTGACAACTAAAGTTAAATCAACCACTATTTGTCGTTGTTTGCCATCACAATCATGTTGGCCTAATGAACAACAGTGGAGTGCATTTGCAAATTCGTTGAAAGGAAAGTTGATTCAACCTTCAACATCATTAGGTAAATGTAAATTAGATACAAGTAGTAAAGCTTGTAAGTCATCTATAGCAAAAGTTAAAAATCCCTTTTATTTGCAGTCAGATCCTGGTAGGAATGAATCACAAGGTTGGTATGGAGCTTGGGATAATAAGGCAAGTACATATGCTGTTGAAGCAGCTAATACAAATGATGTTGTTAAAGCTGTAGATTTTGCTAGGGAACATAATCTACGTTTAGTCATTAAAGGTGCAGGACATGATTATTTAGGACGTTCAAATGCTCCAGATTCTTTATTAATATGGACTCATAATATGAGAGATATTACTTACAATAAGCATTTTCACCCTCAAAACTGTCCTAAATCTAAAGAATACTCTGCTGTAACGGTTGGTGCAGGTACAAGATGGCTTGAAGCATATAATGTAGTTACAAATGAGCATAATGAATACGTTCAAGGTGGCGGTTGTACAACAGTAGGCGCTGCTGGAGGTTTTCCTCAAGGAGGTGGCTTTGGAAGTTGGTCAAAAGAGTTTGGTACTGGTGCTGGAGGAATAGTTCAAGCTGAAGTCGTTACAGCTAATGGTAAAGTGGTTGTTGCTAATGAGTGTCAAAATCAAGACTTATTTTGGGCCATTAAAGGAGGAGGTGGTGGAACCTTCGGAGTAGTTACTAAACTAACTCTAAGAACGCATAAGCTTCCTGAACACTTTGGTTTAATGAGTGGTGAAATAGTTGCAGATAATGATAAAGCATATAAATCATTAATTAAAAAATTCCTTTCATTCTATTACTCAGATTTAAACAACAAGCATTGGGGAGAACAGTTTGCTTTCCGTCCTGATGATAAGCTAACTATTGCTATGGTTACTCAAAACTTGACTCAAAAGAAAGCCCTAGATGTATGGGAATCTTTTAAGGCTTGGGTTAATGCTCAACCAAACTTGCATTATAAAATCAAATATATAGATATACCACCAAAAGAAATTTGGAATTATGATTTTTGGCATAAAAATTATCCGAATATGGTAGTCAAAAATACCGGACCAGATGCTCGAGATGGTGAATTCTGGTGGGCATCAAATACAGGAGAGGTTTTTGCTTATTGGTATACTTATCAATCATGGTATTTGCCTGAATCTTTATTTGACTCTAAAAACCTTGCAAAAACTGCAGATACCTTTTATAAAGTATCTCGTCTAGCACCAGTATCAATACAAATAAACAAAGGTTTAGCAGGAGCATCTAAGCAAGCTATAGAGCTTACTAAACAAACCTCTATGCATCCAGGTGTCTTTGATGCTGGAGCTTTAGCTATTATGAGTTATAGTAGTGATAAGCCACAAATAGGTAAGTCTAAAATGACACCTGAAATTAAGAAAAAAGTCGATGATATCTATAAAGCCATGTCAATGATTCAAAATTTAGCCCCAGACGCTGGTACATATGCTAATGAAGCAGATTACTTCCAAAAGAATTGGCAAAAAATATTTTGGGGAAATAACTATCCACGCTTGCTTGATATCAAAAATAAGTATGACCCGCATGGATTATTCTATTGTCATCACTGTGTTGGTAGTGAATATTGGCAAGATGGAGGTATGTGTAAAAAATAG
- the glyA gene encoding serine hydroxymethyltransferase produces MFSFEKNSLRNTDKEIFDAIELEVKRQHEHVELIASENYASPAVMEAQGSQLTNKYAEGYHGKRYYGGCEFVDIAERLAIERAQKLFGVDYANVQPHSGSQANAAVYNAVLKPGDTVLGMDLGAGGHLTHGSKVNFSGKIYHSIQYGLDENGDINYKQVAELAKEHKPKMIIAGFSAFSGIINWKKFREIADSIDAVLMADIAHVAGLVATGLYPNPFPHVDVATTTTHKTLRGPRGGLILCNNNPDLAKKFQSAIFPGIQGGPLMHVIAAKAVAFKEALEPSFVEYQKQVLKNAKALEKVLKERDINIISGGTNNHLLLLDITNTGFSGKDAEAALGRANITVNKNSIPNDPRSPFVTSGLRIGSPAITTRGFKEKECELIANLLADVVFNCGDEKVEKDTAKKVLELCDKFPVYK; encoded by the coding sequence ATGTTTAGCTTTGAAAAAAATAGCTTAAGAAATACAGACAAAGAAATCTTTGACGCTATAGAACTTGAGGTTAAAAGACAACATGAACATGTCGAACTTATTGCCTCAGAAAACTATGCAAGCCCTGCTGTTATGGAGGCGCAAGGCTCTCAACTTACAAACAAGTATGCAGAAGGTTATCATGGCAAAAGATACTATGGTGGCTGTGAGTTTGTCGATATAGCTGAAAGATTAGCTATTGAAAGAGCACAAAAACTTTTCGGTGTTGATTATGCAAATGTACAACCTCACTCTGGCTCTCAAGCAAATGCTGCTGTATATAATGCTGTTCTTAAACCAGGTGATACAGTACTTGGTATGGATTTAGGTGCTGGTGGACACCTAACTCATGGCAGTAAAGTTAATTTCTCAGGTAAAATTTATCATTCTATCCAATATGGCTTAGATGAAAATGGGGATATAAACTACAAACAGGTAGCTGAACTAGCTAAAGAACATAAACCAAAAATGATTATTGCTGGGTTTTCTGCGTTTTCAGGAATAATTAACTGGAAAAAGTTTAGAGAAATCGCAGATTCTATTGATGCTGTATTAATGGCTGATATTGCTCATGTTGCTGGACTAGTTGCTACAGGGCTATACCCTAACCCATTCCCACATGTAGATGTTGCTACAACTACTACGCACAAAACATTAAGAGGCCCAAGAGGTGGATTAATACTTTGTAACAACAATCCTGATTTAGCAAAGAAATTTCAATCTGCTATTTTCCCAGGAATTCAAGGTGGTCCTTTAATGCATGTGATTGCAGCAAAAGCAGTAGCATTCAAAGAAGCCTTAGAGCCTAGTTTTGTTGAGTATCAAAAACAAGTATTAAAAAATGCAAAAGCTCTTGAGAAGGTTCTAAAAGAACGTGACATTAACATCATCTCAGGTGGTACAAATAATCATCTACTACTTCTTGATATTACAAATACAGGGTTTTCTGGTAAAGATGCTGAAGCTGCATTAGGTAGAGCAAACATAACTGTTAATAAAAACTCTATACCAAATGATCCTCGTTCTCCTTTTGTGACTAGTGGCTTAAGGATTGGAAGTCCTGCTATTACAACTAGAGGATTTAAAGAAAAAGAATGTGAACTAATAGCTAATTTACTTGCAGATGTAGTTTTTAACTGCGGTGATGAAAAAGTAGAGAAAGACACAGCTAAAAAAGTTTTAGAGCTTTGTGATAAATTCCCTGTATATAAATAA
- the yjgA gene encoding ribosome biogenesis factor YjgA, whose translation MSKVIDLDEIERLEREEENSHYKAVKSKTTIKKDALEVTDFGRALTELNNQQLDKLPISESLKSNIISAKNLQKIALKRQIQFIGKLLRKTDNLDDIHKAYDVLVNKDKQANLQFQRLENIRDNLLDPNKTNETFEKLIQEFPDLDIQKLRQLIRNHHKEVEKDKSRKSFKEIFKVLRELSIN comes from the coding sequence ATGAGTAAAGTTATTGATTTAGATGAAATAGAGCGCCTAGAAAGAGAGGAAGAAAACTCTCATTATAAGGCTGTAAAAAGTAAAACAACAATAAAAAAAGATGCTTTAGAGGTTACTGACTTTGGAAGGGCTCTTACAGAACTTAATAATCAACAGTTAGATAAGTTACCGATATCTGAAAGTTTAAAATCTAATATTATCTCAGCAAAAAACCTACAAAAGATAGCGCTAAAAAGACAGATTCAGTTTATAGGAAAGCTTTTGCGAAAAACAGATAATCTCGATGATATTCATAAAGCTTATGATGTCCTTGTAAATAAGGATAAGCAAGCTAACTTACAGTTTCAAAGGCTAGAAAATATTAGAGATAACCTTTTAGATCCTAATAAGACAAATGAGACTTTTGAAAAACTGATACAAGAATTTCCAGATTTGGATATCCAAAAGTTAAGACAGTTAATTAGAAACCACCATAAAGAAGTTGAGAAAGATAAGTCGAGAAAATCATTTAAAGAGATTTTTAAAGTATTAAGAGAATTATCAATTAATTAG
- a CDS encoding IS1595 family transposase yields the protein MRKSRLSTYKQDKLIELFIAGSTARTASELVSVNKTTASYYFHRLRLLIYENSEHLEMFTGEIEVDESYFGGTRKGKRGRGAGGKVPVFGLLKRNGKVYTVIIPNAKSDTLLPIIREKVKPDCIVYTDTFRSYNALDVSEFKHYRINHSKLFAKKHNHINGIENFWNQAKRHLRKFNGIPRDHFYLFLKECEWRFNHSDSKEQLKLIKHWVRESLK from the coding sequence ATGAGGAAAAGTAGATTAAGTACATACAAGCAAGACAAATTAATAGAGTTATTTATAGCAGGAAGTACAGCACGAACTGCATCAGAATTAGTATCAGTAAATAAAACCACAGCCAGCTATTATTTTCATAGATTAAGATTATTAATTTATGAAAATAGTGAGCATTTAGAAATGTTTACAGGAGAGATTGAAGTAGATGAAAGCTATTTTGGAGGAACTCGTAAAGGGAAACGAGGTAGAGGAGCTGGTGGTAAAGTTCCTGTATTTGGCTTACTTAAACGTAATGGTAAGGTATATACAGTAATCATTCCAAATGCTAAGAGTGATACTCTATTACCAATAATTAGAGAAAAAGTTAAACCTGATTGTATCGTTTACACTGATACTTTTAGGAGTTATAATGCCTTAGATGTTTCAGAGTTTAAACATTATAGAATTAACCATAGTAAGCTGTTTGCAAAGAAGCATAATCATATAAACGGTATAGAAAACTTCTGGAATCAAGCTAAGAGACATTTGAGAAAATTTAATGGTATTCCTAGAGACCATTTTTACTTGTTTTTGAAGGAATGTGAGTGGAGATTTAATCACAGTGATTCTAAGGAACAGCTAAAGCTAATTAAACACTGGGTTAGAGAGAGTTTAAAGTAA
- a CDS encoding glycosyltransferase family 25 protein has translation MKIFKIFVINLAKDTVRRKYIEDHLKEKKLSYEIIEGVYGKDFYKDEINQIADLKLSYKKMGKMISVNEIGCSLSHQKIYKRIVSENLQGAFIIEDDAMFCSDIKMILDSIYNNINKLKSNCWVGLFKSHIDIKNKSFTINNNFSIYKSPRVRCAIAYYIDNTAAQNLLEYNKKITYVSDWFFGGYLNKLNLYAIDKVCVMPNPNFESTIGETRKKERNILKAIHIYFRKTYKRMYYYKYNFGVLAGRYKKTKLCDELEKIRGCPR, from the coding sequence ATGAAAATATTTAAAATCTTTGTTATCAACCTTGCTAAAGATACTGTAAGAAGAAAATACATTGAAGATCATTTAAAAGAAAAAAAACTATCTTATGAAATCATAGAAGGAGTATATGGAAAAGATTTCTACAAAGATGAAATAAATCAAATTGCTGATTTAAAACTCTCCTATAAAAAAATGGGAAAAATGATATCTGTTAATGAAATAGGATGTTCCTTAAGCCATCAAAAGATATATAAAAGAATAGTATCTGAAAATTTACAAGGTGCATTCATCATAGAAGATGATGCTATGTTTTGTTCAGATATAAAAATGATACTTGATTCAATATATAACAATATAAACAAACTTAAAAGTAATTGCTGGGTTGGATTATTTAAATCTCATATTGATATAAAAAATAAATCTTTTACTATAAATAATAATTTCAGTATTTATAAAAGCCCAAGAGTAAGATGTGCTATTGCCTATTATATCGACAACACCGCTGCTCAAAATCTACTAGAATATAATAAAAAAATCACATATGTATCAGACTGGTTCTTTGGAGGATACCTAAATAAACTAAATCTATATGCCATAGATAAAGTATGTGTTATGCCTAACCCTAATTTTGAGTCGACTATAGGTGAAACTAGAAAAAAAGAAAGGAACATCTTAAAAGCTATTCACATTTACTTTAGAAAAACATATAAAAGAATGTACTATTACAAATATAACTTTGGTGTTCTAGCGGGTAGGTATAAAAAGACAAAACTTTGTGATGAGCTTGAAAAAATAAGGGGCTGTCCTAGATAA
- the gmd gene encoding GDP-mannose 4,6-dehydratase, with translation MTVSKKVALITGITGQDGSYLAEFLLKKGYEVHGIKRRTSLFNTDRIDHLYQDPHTKDLNFILHYGDMTDSMNLTRIIADVKPDEIYNLAAMSHVHVSFEMPEYVANADGTGTLRILEAVRLLGLEKKTKIYQASTSELYGKVQEIPQSETTPFYPRSPYAVAKMYAYWITVNYREAYGIYACNGILFNHESPVRGETFVTRKITRAASKIALNLQEKVYLGNLDAKRDWGHAKDYVRMMWMILQADHPEDWVIATGQTTTVRDFVKLSFEYAGINLQFKREGIDEVGVIESINENRAKELNLDLSHLSIGQELVCVDPRYFRPTEVDLLIGDPTKAEQKLGWNREYNLKDLVNDMMASDLKMMTKDVYLKEGGYQIMSYYE, from the coding sequence ATGACAGTAAGTAAGAAAGTAGCATTAATAACAGGTATAACAGGTCAAGATGGATCGTATCTTGCCGAGTTTCTTTTAAAAAAGGGTTATGAGGTTCATGGAATTAAAAGAAGAACATCACTATTTAACACAGATAGGATAGATCATCTTTATCAAGACCCACATACTAAGGATTTAAATTTTATACTTCATTATGGAGATATGACAGATTCAATGAATCTAACAAGGATTATTGCTGATGTTAAGCCTGATGAGATATATAACTTAGCTGCAATGAGTCATGTACATGTAAGCTTTGAGATGCCTGAATATGTTGCTAATGCAGATGGAACAGGAACTTTAAGAATACTTGAAGCTGTGAGGCTGTTAGGACTTGAGAAGAAAACAAAGATCTATCAAGCTAGTACCTCTGAATTATATGGTAAGGTTCAAGAGATACCACAAAGTGAAACTACACCATTTTATCCAAGATCGCCATATGCTGTTGCAAAAATGTATGCATATTGGATAACGGTTAACTATCGTGAAGCTTATGGTATATATGCATGTAATGGGATATTGTTTAATCATGAGTCTCCAGTAAGAGGAGAAACTTTTGTAACACGTAAGATTACTAGAGCGGCATCTAAAATTGCTTTGAATTTACAAGAGAAAGTTTATTTAGGAAACCTCGATGCGAAAAGAGATTGGGGACATGCAAAAGACTATGTCAGAATGATGTGGATGATTCTACAGGCGGATCATCCAGAAGATTGGGTAATTGCTACAGGTCAGACAACTACAGTTAGAGATTTTGTGAAGCTATCGTTTGAGTATGCTGGGATTAATTTACAGTTTAAACGAGAAGGAATTGATGAAGTTGGAGTTATTGAATCTATAAATGAAAATAGAGCAAAAGAGCTAAATCTTGATCTTAGTCACTTATCGATAGGGCAAGAGTTAGTTTGTGTTGATCCGAGATATTTTAGACCTACTGAGGTTGATTTACTAATTGGCGATCCTACTAAAGCAGAGCAAAAATTAGGTTGGAATAGAGAGTATAATCTTAAAGATCTTGTAAATGATATGATGGCCTCTGATCTGAAAATGATGACTAAAGATGTATATCTTAAAGAGGGTGGTTATCAGATTATGAGTTATTACGAGTAG
- a CDS encoding GDP-L-fucose synthase, giving the protein MKKILITGSSGMVGRNILEFDKAREYKVLSPSSKELNLLDIQSVDSYIKNNKPDIVIHCAGIVGGIQANIDNPVKFLSKNTLMGHNIIMSAFENGVKNFLNMGSSCMYPRSAKNPLKEDEILKGELEPTNEGYAISKIFSTRLCEYVNKENPSCNYKTIIPCNLYGRYDSFGDNKSHMIPAVIKKIHKAKVESLGNIEIWGDGEVRREFMFAEDLADFTYYALENIQRMPQNINVGLGFDFTINEYYRTVAKVLNCNAEFKHDLSKPVGMKQKLIDDSLLTDFGWKHKTPLEEGIKKTYEYYLKEVLND; this is encoded by the coding sequence ATGAAAAAAATTCTAATAACAGGATCTTCAGGTATGGTGGGGCGAAACATACTTGAGTTTGATAAAGCAAGAGAATATAAAGTTCTTAGTCCTTCGAGTAAAGAACTTAATCTTTTAGATATCCAAAGTGTAGATTCATATATAAAAAATAACAAGCCTGATATTGTAATACATTGTGCTGGAATTGTTGGAGGTATTCAGGCAAATATAGATAACCCTGTTAAATTTCTCTCGAAGAATACTTTGATGGGACATAATATCATAATGTCAGCTTTTGAAAATGGAGTGAAAAATTTCCTTAATATGGGAAGCTCTTGTATGTATCCAAGGAGTGCTAAAAACCCATTAAAAGAAGATGAGATTTTAAAAGGTGAATTAGAGCCTACTAATGAGGGCTATGCTATTTCAAAAATATTCTCTACAAGGTTGTGTGAATATGTAAATAAAGAAAATCCTAGTTGTAACTATAAAACTATTATTCCATGTAACTTATATGGTAGATATGATAGTTTTGGTGATAATAAGTCTCACATGATTCCAGCTGTTATTAAAAAGATTCATAAAGCTAAAGTTGAAAGTTTAGGTAATATCGAAATTTGGGGAGATGGTGAGGTTAGACGAGAGTTTATGTTTGCCGAGGATTTAGCTGATTTTACATATTATGCGTTAGAAAATATCCAAAGAATGCCTCAGAATATAAATGTAGGTTTGGGATTTGATTTTACAATAAATGAATATTATAGGACTGTAGCTAAAGTATTAAACTGTAATGCTGAGTTTAAACATGATCTGTCTAAGCCAGTCGGGATGAAACAGAAATTGATAGATGATAGTTTACTAACAGATTTTGGTTGGAAACATAAGACACCTTTAGAAGAAGGTATTAAAAAGACATATGAGTATTATTTGAAAGAGGTTCTGAATGATTAA
- a CDS encoding DegT/DnrJ/EryC1/StrS family aminotransferase yields MIKRYPLATSTWDDKEIEAINNVIKKDMYSMSDYVAQFEADFCKYVGSKYAVMVSSGSAANLIATAALFYTKNPMLKKGDEVIVPAVSWSTTYSPLQQYGLKLKFVDIDLETLNYDLKALESAISDKTKMIMVVNLLGNPNDFDAIERIIGDRDIFYIEDNCESMGAEYRNKQAGTFGVMGTFSTFFSHHMATMEGGFVITDNEELYHILLSLRAHGWTRNLPKENLICKKSDDWFEESFRFILPGYNVRPVEMSGAIGIEQLKKLPGFLEQRRTNAKLFVELFENHKDFIIQRDIDNSSWFGFSFIIRPESKLCRKDVIKKLQENGIECRPIVTGNFARNEVLKYFDYEIHDDLKNADYLHDNGFFVGNSQVCLKDEINTLLAVLDSF; encoded by the coding sequence ATGATTAAGAGATATCCATTAGCAACATCTACATGGGATGATAAAGAAATTGAAGCTATTAATAATGTTATAAAAAAAGACATGTATAGTATGAGTGACTATGTTGCCCAATTTGAAGCTGATTTTTGTAAATACGTAGGTAGTAAATATGCTGTAATGGTTAGCTCAGGTTCAGCAGCTAATCTTATTGCGACAGCAGCGTTATTTTATACCAAAAATCCAATGCTTAAGAAAGGTGATGAAGTTATTGTGCCAGCAGTTTCATGGTCTACAACCTATTCTCCTTTACAACAGTATGGATTAAAGCTTAAGTTTGTGGATATAGATCTTGAGACTTTAAATTATGACCTAAAAGCGCTTGAGTCAGCGATATCAGATAAGACTAAAATGATTATGGTAGTAAACTTGTTGGGTAATCCTAATGATTTTGATGCTATAGAGAGAATAATAGGTGATAGAGATATCTTTTATATCGAAGATAACTGTGAGTCTATGGGAGCTGAGTATAGAAATAAGCAAGCAGGAACTTTTGGGGTTATGGGAACGTTTTCGACGTTCTTCTCACACCATATGGCAACTATGGAAGGTGGTTTTGTTATTACTGATAATGAAGAGTTATATCATATTCTTCTTTCATTGAGAGCACATGGTTGGACTAGGAACCTTCCTAAAGAGAATTTGATTTGTAAGAAAAGTGATGACTGGTTTGAAGAATCATTTAGATTTATTTTACCTGGTTATAATGTAAGACCTGTCGAGATGAGTGGAGCTATAGGCATAGAACAACTAAAAAAGCTTCCAGGATTCCTAGAGCAAAGAAGAACAAACGCAAAGCTTTTTGTAGAGTTATTTGAAAATCATAAAGATTTTATCATCCAAAGAGATATTGATAACAGTTCATGGTTTGGCTTCTCATTTATTATTAGACCAGAATCTAAATTATGCAGAAAAGATGTAATTAAAAAGCTTCAAGAAAATGGTATTGAGTGTAGGCCTATAGTTACGGGGAACTTTGCTAGAAATGAGGTGCTTAAGTATTTTGACTATGAGATACATGATGATTTAAAGAATGCTGATTACCTACATGATAATGGTTTTTTTGTCGGAAATAGTCAGGTTTGCTTAAAAGATGAGATTAATACTTTATTAGCAGTGTTAGATAGTTTCTAA
- a CDS encoding glycosyltransferase family 10, with product MKKITFYTKPFINNQVFDLSDPIANINNFAYPHWKLKDTFAKEGFDLSTQDIISIDQAEAVLYNDMPKKSPRKDEIDKSYLMLFECNVIKPRNWLLEKHKLFKKIFTWDDRLVDNKKYFKINFSHLFPKSINKDIKHKKSLCTLIAGNKYFKHPLELYSKRIEAIRWFEKNHPNDFDLYGTRWNEYRFGHGFIGKPLNKIKSLRKENNYPSYKGKVEVKKEVLEKYKFAICYENARDIPGYITEKIFDCFFAGCVPVYWGANNITDYIPENCFIDKRKFDSYEELYSYMTSMSDQKYLEYLNNIEKYLNSDKIKPFTAEYFAETITQEIIKDLDN from the coding sequence ATGAAAAAGATTACTTTTTACACGAAACCATTTATTAATAATCAAGTTTTTGATCTTAGTGATCCTATTGCAAATATTAATAATTTTGCCTATCCACATTGGAAGTTAAAAGATACTTTTGCTAAAGAAGGTTTTGATTTATCAACCCAAGATATTATTTCCATAGATCAAGCAGAGGCTGTTTTATATAATGATATGCCTAAAAAATCACCAAGAAAAGATGAGATAGATAAGTCATACTTAATGTTATTTGAATGTAATGTTATTAAACCAAGGAATTGGCTTTTAGAAAAGCATAAGCTTTTTAAAAAAATTTTTACATGGGACGATCGCTTAGTAGATAATAAAAAATACTTTAAAATCAATTTTTCTCATCTTTTTCCTAAATCTATAAATAAAGATATAAAGCATAAAAAAAGTTTATGTACTTTAATTGCTGGAAACAAGTATTTTAAGCACCCTTTAGAGCTATATTCAAAAAGGATTGAGGCTATAAGGTGGTTTGAGAAAAATCATCCTAATGATTTTGATCTTTATGGAACTAGATGGAATGAGTATCGGTTTGGTCATGGCTTTATAGGGAAACCACTTAATAAAATTAAATCTTTAAGAAAAGAAAATAATTATCCTTCATATAAAGGTAAAGTAGAGGTTAAGAAAGAAGTTCTAGAAAAGTATAAATTTGCTATTTGCTATGAAAATGCTAGAGATATACCAGGTTATATAACGGAAAAGATATTTGACTGTTTTTTTGCAGGTTGCGTACCAGTATATTGGGGTGCTAATAATATCACAGATTATATTCCAGAAAACTGTTTTATAGATAAGAGAAAGTTTGATAGTTATGAGGAATTATATAGTTACATGACCTCCATGTCAGATCAAAAGTATTTGGAATATTTGAATAATATAGAAAAGTATTTAAATAGTGATAAGATCAAGCCATTTACTGCCGAGTATTTCGCAGAAACTATTACTCAGGAGATTATTAAGGATTTAGATAATTGA
- a CDS encoding alpha-1,2-fucosyltransferase, with translation MKIVKVLGGLGNQMFQYAFYLNHADKSPNRKTLLDITSFAKYKLHNGYELEKVFENIDKKYASDKDFKDLFGIFYYLSKIIKPLYKKSNKYIKQKELKFDQNYLEISNGYFNGYWQSEKYFKDIEGLIRCHFKFPNLDIKNQKFIDSLSTKNTVSIHIRRGDYVNHPDYKDICTLNYYKKAILHFTSIDKNCHFVVFSNDINWCKNNLDIPNASYVNWNKNNNSYKDMQLMSLCKHNIIANSSFSWWGAWLNNNKNKVVIAPKKWVNKNFIDPNDICPSDWLRF, from the coding sequence ATGAAAATAGTAAAAGTATTAGGAGGCTTAGGAAATCAAATGTTCCAATACGCTTTTTATCTAAACCATGCAGATAAATCCCCTAATAGAAAAACACTACTTGATATAACCAGTTTTGCTAAATATAAACTTCATAATGGCTATGAATTAGAAAAAGTATTTGAAAATATAGATAAAAAATATGCCTCTGATAAAGACTTTAAAGACTTATTCGGTATATTTTATTACCTAAGTAAAATAATAAAACCATTATATAAAAAGTCAAACAAATACATAAAACAAAAAGAGCTCAAGTTTGATCAAAATTACTTAGAAATATCAAATGGCTATTTTAATGGTTATTGGCAGTCTGAAAAATATTTTAAGGATATAGAAGGTCTGATAAGATGTCACTTTAAGTTCCCAAATCTTGACATAAAAAACCAAAAATTTATAGATAGCTTATCTACTAAAAATACTGTATCAATACATATTAGAAGAGGTGATTATGTAAATCATCCAGATTATAAAGATATTTGTACTCTCAACTATTATAAAAAAGCAATACTCCACTTTACGAGTATTGATAAAAACTGTCACTTTGTAGTTTTCTCAAATGATATTAATTGGTGTAAGAATAATTTAGATATACCAAACGCCAGTTACGTAAATTGGAATAAGAACAATAATAGCTACAAAGACATGCAATTAATGAGCTTATGTAAGCATAATATAATTGCAAATAGCTCTTTTAGTTGGTGGGGTGCATGGTTAAATAATAACAAAAATAAGGTAGTTATTGCTCCAAAAAAATGGGTTAATAAAAACTTTATAGACCCTAATGATATATGTCCTTCAGATTGGCTAAGGTTTTGA